CTTGTCCGGCGCTACGCGCCACATCTTCGTGGCGCGCGTCTTGTACCAGCCTTCGGTGATCAGGGCCGTGTCGCCGGTTCCCCACGTGGCGCGCTGATAACGCGTACCGAGCCTGGCCAGCGTGTCCGGCTTGCCGGCAAACGGCGCCGCGTGCATGAACACGGTGTCGCGCACGTCGGCCTTGGCCGCCGGGTCGCCGCCATCCTGTGCCTCGGCCCAAACCAGGGTGGCCGGCGCGTCGCTGCGCCAGCTCACGGATCGCACGCCGGTGGGCACGGCGTCGTTACCGGGCGGCAGACCTTCGACCAGCGGATTGTCCGCCAGCTTGTGCACTACCTTGCCGCTCAGGTCACGCACTTCAAACCGGTGCGGGAAATCCCAGGCCGGGACAATGTAGGAGAAGGGCCGCTGCATGGCGCGCGTCAGCACCAGTTTGCCGCCGGGAGCGACATCCATGTCCATGAACATGTCCGGCGTGCCCACGTTGCGCACCTTGCCGGCCAGGTCCACCAGCGCCAGCTGGGTAGTGGCGTAATGCTCGAACAGCTTGGCGTCCGACTCGTTGCGCAGCAAGTCCTGGTAGGTGCGCAGCTGGCGCGTGCCGCTGCCCTTGCCGGTCTCCTGGATGCTTGGTCCTGTCGGCACCCCTGTGGCCGGCGGCGCCTTGCCCAGCGATGCAGGCTTCATCTGCACCAGCAGCGATTTGGAATCCGGCATCCAGCGAAAGCCTTCACCATTTAAGTACGACATCGGCTGCGTGGTCAGGCGTTTCGCGCTGCGCGCCGCTACGTCCACCAGCCACAGCTCCACTTTCGAAGCGCCTTCCTTGTCCGCCAGGGCGACGTGGGTAAACGCGATATGGCGCTGGTCGGGCGACCAGATGGCGTCGGCCAGGCGCAGGCCGGCGGGCAGGCCCTTGACGTCGGTCTGCTTTGCAGTCGCGATATCGAGCATCTTGATGTTGGAGCCGAACACGAAACGGCTGGGCGAATACGTGCGCGGGTTGATGCGCATTCCGGCCAGCTTCAGTTCCGGCTGCGCCACTTCGGCAATGCTCGGCAGGGCCGGGAGCTCGATCATGACCGCCAGGTCGCGCCGCGGCGACACCGACAGCGTCGGCGCGCGCGGCGCATCGACAATCGCCTGCAAGGCCGGCGGCGGCATCTGGTACTGGGCCTGGGCATGGGGGAAGGCAGCAAACAGAGACAGGGCAAGCGGGAGCAGCGAAAGGCGTGTGCGCATGAAGGGTTCTCGGAAGGATTGAATGCATGCATCTTGGGCACTCTCCCCTGCGCTGTCAATCACGGCGCAAGACGTATGTATGGCGCTTTACGCTAGAATGTGGCATCCCCACCACGCCACTGGAAACATGGATATCTCGACGATTGCCTTGCTGGTATTGACACCCGTGCTGGTATGGCGCATCTACTCGCGCTTGAAGGGCAGCATGGGCCGCCAGCGCTCGATCATGCAGCGCCATTACACGGGCGCGCTAGTATTCATCGCCATGGCGCTGCTGCCTGCATCCCAGTTCGTGGGCGAGCCTGCCATGCTGGGATGGCTGGCCGTGGGCGTGGCCATGGGCATCGGCTATGGCGTCTGGGGGCTCAAGCTGACGCGCTTTGAAACCCTGCCGGACGGGTATTTCTTCACGCCCAACCTGCGCCTTGGCATGGTGATCGCCATGCTGTTCGTGGCCTGCCTGCTGTATATCGGCTTTGAGATCTACGCCAACCAGGGCAGCGGCCTGCCGACTCCGCGCGCGACGGACTATCCCTTCTTTCTGCCTTGCCTGGGCCTCGTGGCCGGCTACTTCGGCACCTATTCCGTGGGCCTGCTGCGCTGGCGGCGCAAGCTGCGCATGGCGCTCGACGCCGATTGAAAAAAGGGAGGCCACGGCCTCCCTTTTTTTACGCTGCGCTTTTGTCTGCCGGCGCCACACGGCGCTGCAGCACAAAGATCGGCTGCGCCCACTGCATGTCCTTTTTCTTCTTGCTCGTGATGAGCGTCAGTTCCGAAGGGTCATACACGTCGGTGTTGTGCGTGAGCGGCGTGGTCATGAGGTACTGGGCATCGGTGTTCTTGAGGAACTCCCCCACCAGCTGGATGTTGCGGATGTCCAGGTGCGCAAACGGCTCGTCGATGAACACGAAGCCGCCGGAGCCATCTTCCGACTTCAACAAGCCAATCAGCAGCACCAGCGACTTCATGACCTGCTGGCCACCGGAGGCTTCGCCATCGTTCATGCCTATCTGGTCCTTGCCGTCGAACTTGAAGCGCACGTGCAGGCCAGCCTGCGCCAGCTGCACGTCGTCGTTCTCCAGCCGCACCGAATCGGCATTGACTTCAATGCCGGCCAGTTCACCAAGCTCCTTGATGTTCTTGCTGTAGGTCTTGATGGTGTAGCGCAGGCGCTCGATGTAGGCGCCGCGCGCATTGGCAGTCGCTTCAATCGCGCGGTTATTCTGGTAGCGCCGCTCGTCGGTCTCCGACTGGCGCCCCTGCAGCTGCTCATTCAAGCGGTGGTACTGGTCGATGACGGTGGCATCGAGCTCCCAGTCGTCGCGCGCCAGGCTGTGCTGGAGCGATGTCACGCGCAGGTCCACCTGGTGCGTATTCTGGTGCTCGGCCACCAGCGCTGCCCGGCGTGCGGGACGGCGCCAGCTGTGCGGCAGGTGGCGCCAGCTGCGGCGCAATTGCACCAGCACCTTGGCATGTTCGGCGCGCTGTTCGATCTGGCGCTTGTGACCCAGGCGCAGGCCCGCTTCAGCTTCTGACAGCGCCAGGCGCGCGTTCTGCCACACGGTGTCGGCGCGGGTGCGCGCCACGGTCGCGGCCTTGGTCAGGCCCTGCAGCTCGCCCAGGCGCGAGCCCACTTCCAGGCGCTCGGCCTTGAGCGGCGCCAGGTTGCGCTGCGCGTCCTCGAATTCCGCCGAGCGCGCTGCCAGTTCCTTGGCCGCGTCCACGCCCGCAATGCGCGCCTTGAGCGCGCCCACTTCGGCCGCCAGGCGGCTGATGGACAGCGTCAGTTCATCTTCCTTCGCTTCCAGTGCCGGCAGCGACTTTTGCAGCGCCTCCAGGCGCTGGGTACGGCCGGCCTGGCCGAAGCGGTAGCGCGACGCTTCCACGAACAGCGAGCGGCCGCCGCGCCGTTCGCGGTGATACGCGTCCGGGGTGATCCATTCGGCATCCCTGGACAGGCGCATGCCTTCTTCCACCGAGTCCACCCGGTCGATGCGCGATAGCTGGTCGATCAGCCACGAGGGAGCCGCGGCGGAAAAGCGCACCACCGACAGCAGGCTGCCGTCTTTCGACTGCGGCGCATCCACGCATTCCGGGACAATGAAGTGGCGATAGCGCTCCTTCTCAGCCAGCCGGTAGGCAGCCGGCGCATCCTTGGCGCGTTCGAGCAGCACCACCGAGGCGTAGCCGCCCAGGATACCTTCCACCGCGCCCTGCCATTTGGCGTCCGTCACTTCCACGATGTCGCTCAGCATGGCGTGCGCGATGCCGGCATCGCGCAGGGCACGGCGCATGCCGCGGACCGCTTCCGGCTCCGGCATCGCGCTCTTGCCCTGCAGGGCCGAGATGGTGGCCTGTTCGCCTGCAATGCGCTGCGACAGCGCCTCGCGAGCCTGCTTCTGGCGCGCCAGCTCGGCTTCCTTGTCATCGAGCTGCTGCGATACTTCGGCAATGTCGGCGCCGGCGTCGGCGGCCAGCTTTTGCAATCGCTCCCTTTGTTCCAGCAGGCTTTCGTGCGGCTTGATGCGGGTATTGACCTGCGACAGGCGGCTGGCCAGGGCAGTGGCTTCCTGCTCCAGCAGCGTCTCCTGCTGCTGGGCGTCGCTCAGCGCCTTGGCCTGGGCGGCCAGCGCATTGCGCTTTTCAACCAGTTGCGAGTCGGCCTGCGCCATTGGTTTGCGCTGCTCACGCAGCGTGCGGCTGACGGCACCCGCCTTTTCGCGCGCCTCGTGATACTCCAGGCTCGGCATGACTTCTTCCAGCAGGTTGCGCCGTTCCTTGTGCAAGTCTTCCCACTGGTGGTAATTGGCCACGCGCAGGCGCAGGCCTTCGAGGTTGGTGCGCGATGCTTCCAGCTCGGTCTCGAAGCGCTTCAGTTCCGTCTCGGTGTCGCGCTGGTGGCGCTTGGCTTCGTCGTAGGCGTCCAGCACTTCCTTGTCGCCGAAGACCTGGAACACCAGGTCCAGCAGCTGGCGCGGCGCGTACTCGCACAGCTTGTCGGTTTCGCCCTGCTCCAGCGCCAGCACCTTGGCCATGGCAGGCGACAGGCCTGCGTTGGCCAGGCGCTTGCGGTAGTTTTCCACCCCCAGCCAGTCGGTCGCGTCCATCACTTCCTCGACCTGCACGTTCCCGGGGCGCATGAGGTACTGGCGCTTCCAGTCGCCGCCGTTCTTCTGGATCTGGCAAAACAGCGTCACTTCGTCATCGCTGAAAAAGCCGGAGCTGCGAAACGGCCGGTTGGACAGCTGGCGGCCCACGTTCTTGTTGTCGACCACGGATCGGATCCAGGCCGTCTGCTGACCCGAATGGCGCGCGTAGTGCTTGTAGGTGCGGCCCATCGAGCAGTCCAGCCCAAACAGGGTGCGCAGCGCGTCCAGCAGCGTGGTCTTGCCCGAACCATTCTGGCCGGCGATGGTGATGATCTTTGCGTCAAGCGGGATATTCTTGATGCGCTGCCAGTAATCCCAGTGGACCAGTTCAAGCGATTTAATGTGGAACATGATCTAGTCTCAGTTGGTTGGGTCGGCGCTGGAGGTATCGAGCATGGTGTCGGCCACGGCGGCGGCATCCATGACGGCGGGGTCGGCCACGGCCACCGGCGCGCGCTTGAACACGTCGGCCAGGGCGCCGTTGATGATGCGCTCCTTGAGTACGTCCGTATCCATCAGCAGGTCGAGCAGCGGGCCTTCCAGGATCACGTCGCCGCGCCGTTCGATAAAGCCCATGCGCGACAGCGCCCCCAGGTTCATGTCCATGCGCGTCTTCTTGCCCAGCTTGTCGCCAAAGTCGGACAGCAGGGCCGTGTACGAAATGCCGATCGACGTGTCCTCGGCGCGCGGCATCGGCTTGTCCTTTTCAAACAGGTCGTTCTGGTCGTCGTCCGCATGCTGGTGCGTTTCCTGGCGCTCGCGCTTGGGCAGGATGATCTGCGCCCACAGCACCACCAGCAGGGCCACGCCGTCGCGCGTGAGGCCGAAATTATTGTTTTGCCAGATGTCCCTGGCGCCGAAGATCTTCGGTTCCACCGTGCGGTGCAACGCCAGCGTGACATGGTCGGCGTACACGTTGTCGATCAGCTTGAGGCCGGATTCAAGCAGGCGCTTGTCCACTTCTGCCCTGAACAGTTCATCGGACAGCACGCGCTTGACCAGTTTGTCGTCACGGCGCAGGGTCTGGTGCGTGAGCAGGCGCGCAATCAGGATTTGGGAGTCGTCATTCATCAAGCGGTCCGCTTTCCGGAGGTGTTGCGTGGTTGTCGAGTGAGAGTGTGGCCACCGACATGGCAGCCACGTGCGGATCGCTCAGCTGCACCATGGCGTCGGTGGCCGTAAAACTGATGGGCAGGCGCGCCAGCTGCGCGGTGGCGCCCTGCAGGCTCGCCTCCGACACGTCGCCCAGCAGCGGGAGCATGGAAGCGCGGTAGGAGGCCACGGCGAAGCTGGCCGGCAGCAGCGAATCCTGGATCGGCACCGAAGTGGGGCCAGCTTCCGAGAAGCTCGGGAAGTTCCCCAGGTTGGCAAAGTCGGACAGGCGCGCCAGCCACGTGTCGAGTTCCACCTGGATGGCCGGCGCGTCGTTGACGGTGAGCGGCGCATCCTGGCCCGCCGGCAGGCCGGCCTGCGCCAGCACGGCAAAGCGCTCCTGCAGCAGTTCGGTCTCGGCCACGTCGATCATTTCGGCCGGGGTCACGAACATGGGCATCACGGGCCGGTCAATTGCACCCTGGGCCAGCGATGCCAGGTCGTCGTGCGCCAGCAGCCAGCGCTTGACGTCCGTGGTCGACAGGCCCGACTGGCCCAGGTGAACGCGCTGGCGCTCGATCTGGTTGAGCGCGCGCGAAAACATGCCCTGCATGTTGAGCAGCGCGCTCTGGGCCCGGCCAATGGCCTGCGCCGCCTTGTGGGTGGCGGCATCGGCCCGCTCGTCGGCGGTGATGGCGCGCAGGATCAGCGAGCCCTTCTCCACCCAGTCGCAGGCCATGTGCCACTTGGCCTGGGAAGTGCGCAGGCGGAACTCCGAGCCCGAGGCGATCGCATCGCGAAATTCTTCGGTCAGGTCCACCAGGCGCCCCAGCAGGTGCTTGAGCTGCTCCACCGTCACGCCACCCACGGCCTGGGCGCCGGCCACCTGCGACAGCAAGAAGCCCATTTCCGCTTCATCGTCGGCCTGCCCCATCGACAGCAGCGTGTCGAGCGCCGACAGGACATTGCGCGCCATGGGCGTGACGCGGTACACGGCGCCCGCCGCATCCCAGGCCAGCAGGCCGTGGCTGCGCAGGCGCTGCAGCACCGTTTCCAGGCTTTCCGGGACCAGGTAGGACAGGCGGCTGTTGATGTCGGCGCGCGAGAAGGCGGAGGTGGATGCGTCGCCCGCCAGCTCGCGCAGCACCAGGAGGCGAATCAGCACGCCGTCCGAGCCGCCATGGAACAGGGCCGTAAAGGCTTGCAGCGTGGGCTGCGCGCGCTTGAGATGAAAGACCTGCTCGATTTCGTCGGCCGAAATGCCGGCGTTGAAGTGCGCTTGCAGCGAATCGTGCTCGTCCTGCCCGGGTGCCAACGGGTCTGCGGCCAAAGCCGCGCCTGCCATTAATTCCATCATTGTGTATCCGGGCGTTCTCAACTCATCGCGGGGGCGTCAGTATATCAGTTCAGCTCGCGTGGAAAGCAGAAAACAGGCTGCCGGCACATGCATAAAAGCCAACAATAATGTCCCGACATGGCGGCCGCACGGCCTGCCGCGGCCTACTTCCTGACGATTTTCTCCAGCGTCTGCTCCACCATTTCGCCATCCTCGTCCGAGAAGCGCAGCTTGACCGGATACCATTCCAGTCCCGGCGCCAGCCACAGATCGACGCGCTGCTCTTTCGAGTCGGCCGGCGGCGCCTTTACCACATGCACGGCCTGCAGCGTGCCCATGCCGGTCTTGATGCTCTCGCGCTTGACGACCTTGAAGCTCCAGACCTGGGCATCGCGCCGGCCCGCGACAAAAAACTTCCACTCGGAGCCAGGGATGAATTTTTCCGGCGCCCCGCGCGCCACTGCCGCCAGCTGCCACTGGATGCTGGCCCGATCCTGCTCGCCGCCGGTGAGCTTGTAACGTTCGGCCGGATCGTTGAACGACAGCGTCTTGCCGGCACGGTCGAAGCGGGCCGTGGTCTCGGCCTTGCGAAAGCGCTTTTCACGAAACTGCGCGGGGGCCAGGCCAAAGGCATCGATGCTGCCTTCGCTGCGGCTGTCGAGGATCTTGCCCAGCAACTGGGCACGCGCGCTGCTGGTGACGCTGTACTTGCCGTCGCCATGGCGCCAGTTGACGGTCGCCGCGCCGGACAGGGAAAAGCCCTTCTGGCGCGCGTCGAGGCGATAGTGAAGGTCGGCCGCCGGAGGCAGCTCGAACGCGCGCTTGATGGAGGCGTGTTCGTCGGCCACGGCCAGCGCCGCACTGCCAGTGAGGACGGCGGCAGCGATCAGGCGAGTGAAGATGATGCTTTGCATAGTTCAGTTTTCCTTGATGACGATCCGGCGCACCGTCTGCGTCGTGACCGTGCCATTTGCTTCGGTACTGCGCAACTGTACCGGGTACCAGTGCTGGTCCGGCGCCAGCCATAACTCCAGCAGTGCATTGTACGATCCGGGCGGCACCGGCCGCGCCAGGCGCCATGCTGCAATGCGCCCCATCTCGGTCTCTATCTCTTCCTGCGCGGTGACGACAAAATCAAACTCGCGCGCCTCCCTGGCCGTGGCAACGAGTATGCGCACGCCCTGCTCCAGCTGTGCGCTGCCGGCGCGTGCGATCCCGGCCAGCTGCATCACCAGGCTCGCGCTGTCCTGCGCCCCTGCCGCCAG
This region of Massilia sp. PAMC28688 genomic DNA includes:
- a CDS encoding prolyl oligopeptidase family serine peptidase, yielding MRTRLSLLPLALSLFAAFPHAQAQYQMPPPALQAIVDAPRAPTLSVSPRRDLAVMIELPALPSIAEVAQPELKLAGMRINPRTYSPSRFVFGSNIKMLDIATAKQTDVKGLPAGLRLADAIWSPDQRHIAFTHVALADKEGASKVELWLVDVAARSAKRLTTQPMSYLNGEGFRWMPDSKSLLVQMKPASLGKAPPATGVPTGPSIQETGKGSGTRQLRTYQDLLRNESDAKLFEHYATTQLALVDLAGKVRNVGTPDMFMDMDVAPGGKLVLTRAMQRPFSYIVPAWDFPHRFEVRDLSGKVVHKLADNPLVEGLPPGNDAVPTGVRSVSWRSDAPATLVWAEAQDGGDPAAKADVRDTVFMHAAPFAGKPDTLARLGTRYQRATWGTGDTALITEGWYKTRATKMWRVAPDKPGSAPEQVFAYSSEDRYNNPGLPATRPDAAGNPRLVLGPDQTVLLRGAGASPEGDRPFLDRYSLVTKKKERLFQSSAPYYENLVALLSDDGTRVLTTRESPTERPNYYVRDLAKAADAQLMTLTSFPHPTPQLKDVKKEQIRYKRADGVELTATLLLPPNYEPQRDGPLPMLMWAYPQEFKSASAASQTTGSPYRFNAISFQGPAPMLAMGYAVLDNLSMPIVGAGDAEPNDTYLPQLVSSAQAAVDEVVRRGVADRDRIAVGGHSYGAFMTGNLLAHSRLFKAGVARSGAYNRTLTPFGFQSEDRQYWKAPNVYQTMSPFNSADKIKDALLLIHGEQDNNSGTFPMQSERMFQAVKGLGGTARLVMLPNESHGYRARESIMHMLYETNAWLDKYVKNARP
- a CDS encoding AAA family ATPase, which codes for MFHIKSLELVHWDYWQRIKNIPLDAKIITIAGQNGSGKTTLLDALRTLFGLDCSMGRTYKHYARHSGQQTAWIRSVVDNKNVGRQLSNRPFRSSGFFSDDEVTLFCQIQKNGGDWKRQYLMRPGNVQVEEVMDATDWLGVENYRKRLANAGLSPAMAKVLALEQGETDKLCEYAPRQLLDLVFQVFGDKEVLDAYDEAKRHQRDTETELKRFETELEASRTNLEGLRLRVANYHQWEDLHKERRNLLEEVMPSLEYHEAREKAGAVSRTLREQRKPMAQADSQLVEKRNALAAQAKALSDAQQQETLLEQEATALASRLSQVNTRIKPHESLLEQRERLQKLAADAGADIAEVSQQLDDKEAELARQKQAREALSQRIAGEQATISALQGKSAMPEPEAVRGMRRALRDAGIAHAMLSDIVEVTDAKWQGAVEGILGGYASVVLLERAKDAPAAYRLAEKERYRHFIVPECVDAPQSKDGSLLSVVRFSAAAPSWLIDQLSRIDRVDSVEEGMRLSRDAEWITPDAYHRERRGGRSLFVEASRYRFGQAGRTQRLEALQKSLPALEAKEDELTLSISRLAAEVGALKARIAGVDAAKELAARSAEFEDAQRNLAPLKAERLEVGSRLGELQGLTKAATVARTRADTVWQNARLALSEAEAGLRLGHKRQIEQRAEHAKVLVQLRRSWRHLPHSWRRPARRAALVAEHQNTHQVDLRVTSLQHSLARDDWELDATVIDQYHRLNEQLQGRQSETDERRYQNNRAIEATANARGAYIERLRYTIKTYSKNIKELGELAGIEVNADSVRLENDDVQLAQAGLHVRFKFDGKDQIGMNDGEASGGQQVMKSLVLLIGLLKSEDGSGGFVFIDEPFAHLDIRNIQLVGEFLKNTDAQYLMTTPLTHNTDVYDPSELTLITSKKKKDMQWAQPIFVLQRRVAPADKSAA
- a CDS encoding DUF3108 domain-containing protein, which translates into the protein MQSIIFTRLIAAAVLTGSAALAVADEHASIKRAFELPPAADLHYRLDARQKGFSLSGAATVNWRHGDGKYSVTSSARAQLLGKILDSRSEGSIDAFGLAPAQFREKRFRKAETTARFDRAGKTLSFNDPAERYKLTGGEQDRASIQWQLAAVARGAPEKFIPGSEWKFFVAGRRDAQVWSFKVVKRESIKTGMGTLQAVHVVKAPPADSKEQRVDLWLAPGLEWYPVKLRFSDEDGEMVEQTLEKIVRK